The proteins below come from a single Eucalyptus grandis isolate ANBG69807.140 chromosome 3, ASM1654582v1, whole genome shotgun sequence genomic window:
- the LOC104436651 gene encoding acyl-protein thioesterase 2 isoform X2 — protein MELGISRWSPLFRTVQKSFFKFYILRSQMSLTGTSMGGQTARKAVNFGRTYVVRPKGKHQATVVWLHGLGDNGSSWSQLLETLPLPNIKWICPTSPTRPVSIFGGFPSTAWFDVGDLSENAADDLEGLDASAAHVANLLSTEPADIKLGVGGFSMGAATALYCASCCALGKYGNGNPYPAKISTVVGLSGWLPCSKTLKNKLEGENEAVTRAASLPVLLCHGTSDDVVPYKFGEKSSGTLKAAGFQNVIFKSYSGLGHFTIPEEMDQVCAWLSSNLGLDGSSS, from the exons ATGGAGTTGGGAATCAGCCGGT GGTCTCCACTGTTCCGAACGGTGCAGAAAAGTTTCTTTAAGTTTTACATCCTAAGGAGCCAAATGAGCTTGACAGGGACTTCGATGG GCGGGCAAACAGCTAGAAAGGCAGTTAACTTTGGAAGGACGTATGTGGTCAGGCCCAAAGGTAAACACCAAGCAACTGTTGTTTGGCTGCATGGCCTTGGTGATAATGGTTCAAG CTGGTCGCAGCTGTTGGAGACCCTGCCTCTTCCAAAT ATAAAATGGATATGCCCAACTTCCCCTACACGACCAGTCAGCATTTTTGGGGGCTTCCCTTCTACTGCTT GGTTTGACGTTGGAGACCTTTCCGAGAATGCTGCTGATGATTTAGAGGGTTTGGATGCTTCAGCTGCACATGTCGCAAATTTGTTGTCAACAGAACCAGCTGATA TCAAACTTGGCGTTGGAGGCTTCAGCATGGGAGCAGCAACTGCTCTATACTGTGCATCATGCTGtgctttgggaaaatatgggaATGGCAATCCTTACCCAGCCAAAATAAGTACAGTCGTTGGGCTCAGTGGCTGGCTTCCATGTTCAAA GACTTTGAAAAACAAGTTAGAAGGGGAAAATGAAGCTGTGACACGTGCTGCTTCATTGCCCGTACTTCTCTGCCATGGCACAA GTGATGATGTGGTGCCTTACAAATTTGGTGAGAAATCCTCAGGGACCTTGAAAGCTGCTGGGTTCCAAAATGTGATATTCAAATCCTACAGTGG GCTCGGGCACTTCACAATTCCTGAAGAGATGGATCAGGTGTGCGCATGGCTATCTTCGAATTTGGGGCTTGATGGCTCATCATCATAA
- the LOC104436651 gene encoding acyl-protein thioesterase 2 isoform X1, giving the protein MELGISRWSPLFRTVQKSFFKFYILRSQMSLTGTSMGSGGQTARKAVNFGRTYVVRPKGKHQATVVWLHGLGDNGSSWSQLLETLPLPNIKWICPTSPTRPVSIFGGFPSTAWFDVGDLSENAADDLEGLDASAAHVANLLSTEPADIKLGVGGFSMGAATALYCASCCALGKYGNGNPYPAKISTVVGLSGWLPCSKTLKNKLEGENEAVTRAASLPVLLCHGTSDDVVPYKFGEKSSGTLKAAGFQNVIFKSYSGLGHFTIPEEMDQVCAWLSSNLGLDGSSS; this is encoded by the exons ATGGAGTTGGGAATCAGCCGGT GGTCTCCACTGTTCCGAACGGTGCAGAAAAGTTTCTTTAAGTTTTACATCCTAAGGAGCCAAATGAGCTTGACAGGGACTTCGATGGGTTCTG GCGGGCAAACAGCTAGAAAGGCAGTTAACTTTGGAAGGACGTATGTGGTCAGGCCCAAAGGTAAACACCAAGCAACTGTTGTTTGGCTGCATGGCCTTGGTGATAATGGTTCAAG CTGGTCGCAGCTGTTGGAGACCCTGCCTCTTCCAAAT ATAAAATGGATATGCCCAACTTCCCCTACACGACCAGTCAGCATTTTTGGGGGCTTCCCTTCTACTGCTT GGTTTGACGTTGGAGACCTTTCCGAGAATGCTGCTGATGATTTAGAGGGTTTGGATGCTTCAGCTGCACATGTCGCAAATTTGTTGTCAACAGAACCAGCTGATA TCAAACTTGGCGTTGGAGGCTTCAGCATGGGAGCAGCAACTGCTCTATACTGTGCATCATGCTGtgctttgggaaaatatgggaATGGCAATCCTTACCCAGCCAAAATAAGTACAGTCGTTGGGCTCAGTGGCTGGCTTCCATGTTCAAA GACTTTGAAAAACAAGTTAGAAGGGGAAAATGAAGCTGTGACACGTGCTGCTTCATTGCCCGTACTTCTCTGCCATGGCACAA GTGATGATGTGGTGCCTTACAAATTTGGTGAGAAATCCTCAGGGACCTTGAAAGCTGCTGGGTTCCAAAATGTGATATTCAAATCCTACAGTGG GCTCGGGCACTTCACAATTCCTGAAGAGATGGATCAGGTGTGCGCATGGCTATCTTCGAATTTGGGGCTTGATGGCTCATCATCATAA
- the LOC104436651 gene encoding acyl-protein thioesterase 2 isoform X3 yields the protein MSLTGTSMGSGGQTARKAVNFGRTYVVRPKGKHQATVVWLHGLGDNGSSWSQLLETLPLPNIKWICPTSPTRPVSIFGGFPSTAWFDVGDLSENAADDLEGLDASAAHVANLLSTEPADIKLGVGGFSMGAATALYCASCCALGKYGNGNPYPAKISTVVGLSGWLPCSKTLKNKLEGENEAVTRAASLPVLLCHGTSDDVVPYKFGEKSSGTLKAAGFQNVIFKSYSGLGHFTIPEEMDQVCAWLSSNLGLDGSSS from the exons ATGAGCTTGACAGGGACTTCGATGGGTTCTG GCGGGCAAACAGCTAGAAAGGCAGTTAACTTTGGAAGGACGTATGTGGTCAGGCCCAAAGGTAAACACCAAGCAACTGTTGTTTGGCTGCATGGCCTTGGTGATAATGGTTCAAG CTGGTCGCAGCTGTTGGAGACCCTGCCTCTTCCAAAT ATAAAATGGATATGCCCAACTTCCCCTACACGACCAGTCAGCATTTTTGGGGGCTTCCCTTCTACTGCTT GGTTTGACGTTGGAGACCTTTCCGAGAATGCTGCTGATGATTTAGAGGGTTTGGATGCTTCAGCTGCACATGTCGCAAATTTGTTGTCAACAGAACCAGCTGATA TCAAACTTGGCGTTGGAGGCTTCAGCATGGGAGCAGCAACTGCTCTATACTGTGCATCATGCTGtgctttgggaaaatatgggaATGGCAATCCTTACCCAGCCAAAATAAGTACAGTCGTTGGGCTCAGTGGCTGGCTTCCATGTTCAAA GACTTTGAAAAACAAGTTAGAAGGGGAAAATGAAGCTGTGACACGTGCTGCTTCATTGCCCGTACTTCTCTGCCATGGCACAA GTGATGATGTGGTGCCTTACAAATTTGGTGAGAAATCCTCAGGGACCTTGAAAGCTGCTGGGTTCCAAAATGTGATATTCAAATCCTACAGTGG GCTCGGGCACTTCACAATTCCTGAAGAGATGGATCAGGTGTGCGCATGGCTATCTTCGAATTTGGGGCTTGATGGCTCATCATCATAA
- the LOC104436651 gene encoding acyl-protein thioesterase 2 isoform X4, giving the protein MSLTGTSMGGQTARKAVNFGRTYVVRPKGKHQATVVWLHGLGDNGSSWSQLLETLPLPNIKWICPTSPTRPVSIFGGFPSTAWFDVGDLSENAADDLEGLDASAAHVANLLSTEPADIKLGVGGFSMGAATALYCASCCALGKYGNGNPYPAKISTVVGLSGWLPCSKTLKNKLEGENEAVTRAASLPVLLCHGTSDDVVPYKFGEKSSGTLKAAGFQNVIFKSYSGLGHFTIPEEMDQVCAWLSSNLGLDGSSS; this is encoded by the exons ATGAGCTTGACAGGGACTTCGATGG GCGGGCAAACAGCTAGAAAGGCAGTTAACTTTGGAAGGACGTATGTGGTCAGGCCCAAAGGTAAACACCAAGCAACTGTTGTTTGGCTGCATGGCCTTGGTGATAATGGTTCAAG CTGGTCGCAGCTGTTGGAGACCCTGCCTCTTCCAAAT ATAAAATGGATATGCCCAACTTCCCCTACACGACCAGTCAGCATTTTTGGGGGCTTCCCTTCTACTGCTT GGTTTGACGTTGGAGACCTTTCCGAGAATGCTGCTGATGATTTAGAGGGTTTGGATGCTTCAGCTGCACATGTCGCAAATTTGTTGTCAACAGAACCAGCTGATA TCAAACTTGGCGTTGGAGGCTTCAGCATGGGAGCAGCAACTGCTCTATACTGTGCATCATGCTGtgctttgggaaaatatgggaATGGCAATCCTTACCCAGCCAAAATAAGTACAGTCGTTGGGCTCAGTGGCTGGCTTCCATGTTCAAA GACTTTGAAAAACAAGTTAGAAGGGGAAAATGAAGCTGTGACACGTGCTGCTTCATTGCCCGTACTTCTCTGCCATGGCACAA GTGATGATGTGGTGCCTTACAAATTTGGTGAGAAATCCTCAGGGACCTTGAAAGCTGCTGGGTTCCAAAATGTGATATTCAAATCCTACAGTGG GCTCGGGCACTTCACAATTCCTGAAGAGATGGATCAGGTGTGCGCATGGCTATCTTCGAATTTGGGGCTTGATGGCTCATCATCATAA
- the LOC104436652 gene encoding deSI-like protein At4g17486 — MGVETTSGSGSECETRVMLNVYDLTPINNYTRWFGFGIFHSGIEVHGKEYGFGAHDFPVSGVFEVEPKSCPGFLYRCSIFLGHIRMSPLEFRTFIENMAAEYHGDTYHLISKNCNHFTDDVSLRLTGRRIPGWVNRLARLGAVCSCLLPESLQVTTVKQMPEYHECSEDEVTESLSNATPRESTEIDENEQEKHLLSPAMGSGDIVFVKEMQK, encoded by the exons atgggTGTGGAGACCACCTCCGGATCGGGCTCGGAATGCGAGACGCGTGTGATGCTGAACGTCTACGATCTCACGCCCATTAACAATTACACCCGCTGGTTCGGCTTCGGCATCTTCCATTCGGGCATTGAAG TTCATGGCAAAGAGTATGGGTTTGGTGCCCATGACTTCCCTGTTAGTGGGGTTTTTGAAGTGGAACCAAAGAGCTGCCCGGGTTTCTTATATAGGTGTTCCATATTTTTGGGACACATTAGGATGTCTCCCTTAGAATTTCGAACATTTATTGAGAATATGGCAGCTGAATACCATGGAGATACGTATCACCTCATCTCCAAGAACTGCAATCATTTCACAGACGATGTCTCGTTGAGATTGACGGGCAGACGGATCCCTGGGTGGGTAAATAGGCTTGCTCGGTTAG GCGCTGTATGCAGTTGTCTGCTTCCAGAAAGCTTACAAGTAACCACAGTTAAACAGATGCCAGAGTACCATGAATGTTCCG AGGATGAAGTAACGGAATCTTTGTCAAACGCCACTCCTCGTGAGTCAACTGAAATAGACGAAAACGAACAAGAAAAGCACTTGTTGTCCCCTGCCATGGGAAGCGGAGACATAGTTTTCGTCAAAGAGATGCAGAAGTGA
- the LOC104436653 gene encoding uncharacterized protein LOC104436653, protein MKEPPSLPRLRGKPSAAAAAAAAGNTSRKLKLVCSFNGALQPRPPSGDLRYVGGETRIVSVDRGVSFSRLASKIADLCPSIPPGFSIKYQLPHAGAGAGKGGGGGGGDAPLVSVASDDDVRCMIEEHDRLEARGKHARLWVFVLSDGSDGKKGSPDGGLRKDRDAWGGVCGENEISGRRGLEGFDGCGFEGQKGQEARFRGSWVGCAVVKYPVNGVAGTGFRDDPVRNMGWNEPVLVKQLAVYDNVRDVSNTKMEFSTRRGRAKYDRSPAGLASGPQAPMDLLDRVQVGTHFPGSESRYNLVQFRVARPRPLTPRNGNLPVPTYVTAQILSRKCSHELGICKGCLSHYITIPQDPMQWGNPTVVLNSQSVNAPKNLRRIEVGLHSHLNRENIVPSPRTNPLTGRSYTQEPSAVAGRAWGAMQSSNHSHRSGASGARYQRVHPYHVRNHRYNPAEMESYLAVKAEPRLSLGKSCPGLKPISNMSKQEQFTRTHQAEHKAWTGFYNCLSNGSVNLMNSYLNCENPCIYAQGVNGKSAVHHDSICPSTCLEVMDAQEDVQSALNAYKNTAIHQTSPENFLNGSNCDSNIYKKPHPMDPLESSDVCLLPSDGKCSDSIGMRCNGKYPSRSMGINLSSYNNNISSSVDLSLHHLSLSSPKDVELSAHSCRATSNISNALTKPQTKSIDLMEFSTGPQLDESNGVQSDLSSEDVPKVEKDHVYEDNPEELSSGLSIDDKEKSKESPKCSKLIGGISTDLTAFYAHLTSQGLQTIRTTDVECIKELGSGTYGTVYYGKWKGSDVAIKRLKSCCFTDGAAREDRLVADFWKEAHLLGQLHHPNIVAFYGVVSDGPVTDLATVTEYMVNGSLKQVLRKKDRTIDRRKRLIIAMDAAFGMEYLHEKHIVHFDLKSHNFLVNMRDPQRPVCKIGDLGLSKIKKKTLVSGGVRGTIPWMAPELFNNKNNMVTEKVDVYSFGIVMWELLTGEEPYANLRSEDIIAGIIKGTLRPEIPSWCDPAWRSLMDRCWSTDVNSRPSFSDIAKELRAMSAAMNIK, encoded by the exons atgAAAGAACCGCCTTCCCTCCCCCGCCTCCGGGGGAAACCCTcagccgccgcagccgccgccgccgccggcaaCACGTCAAGAAAGCTCAAGCTCGTCTGCAGCTTCAATGGCGCCCTCCAGCCCCGCCCGCCGTCCGGCGACCTGCGCTACGTCGGGGGCGAGACCCGCATCGTCTCCGTCGACCGCGGCGTCTCCTTCTCCCGCCTCGCGTCCAAGATCGCCGACCTTTGCCCCAGCATCCCGCCTGGCTTCTCCATCAAGTACCAGCTTCCCcacgccggcgccggcgccggcaaaggcggcggcggcggcggcggggacgcGCCCCTGGTCTCGGTCGCCTCCGATGACGACGTCAGGTGTATGATCGAGGAGCACGACAGGCTCGAGGCGCGCGGTAAGCACGCGAGGCTCTGGGTCTTTGTTCTTAGCGACGGTAGCGATGGTAAGAAAGGTAGTCCAGACGGGGGGCTCAGGAAGGATCGTGATGCGTGGGGGGGTGTGTGTGGAGAGAATGAGATTTCGGGTAGGAGAGGGTTGGAGGGTTTCGATGGTTGCGGATTCGAGGGCCAGAAAGGTCAGGAGGCCCGATTTCGCGGCAGTTGGGTTGGTTGCGCGGTCGTTAAGTATCCAGTGAATGGCGTTGCCGGGACGGGATTTCGTGATGATCCTGTTAGGAATATGGGGTGGAACGAGCCAGTTCTAGTGAAGCAATTGGCTGTTTACGATAATGTTCGAGATGTTTCAAATACAAAGATGGAATTTTCCACTCGCCGGGGGCGCGCAAAGTACGACCGGTCACCTGCTGGTTTGGCTTCTGGACCCCAAGCCCCAATGGACCTGTTGGACCGTGTACAAGTGGGCACGCATTTTCCGGGCAGTGAGAGTCGTTATAATCTTGTTCAATTTCGGGTAGCACGCCCACGCCCTCTAACTCCAAGAAATGGGAATCTTCCGGTGCCAACGTATGTAACTGCGCAGATTTTGTCGAGGAAATGTAGCCATGAGTTGGGGATCTGCAAAGGATGCTTGAGTCATTATATTACCATACCTCAGGATCCAATGCAATGGGGCAATCCCACAGTGGTTTTGAACAGTCAAAGTGTTAATGCtccgaaaaacttgagaagGATTGAGGTGGGGTTGCACAGTCATTTGAACAGGGAAAACATTGTACCATCACCTCGCACCAATCCACTCACCGGAAGAAGTTATACTCAAGAGCCTTCAGCTGTGGCTGGCAGGGCATGGGGAGCAATGCAGAGCAGTAACCACAGCCATAGATCTGGGGCATCTGGTGCAAGATATCAGAGGGTTCATCCATATCATGTTCGAAATCATCGCTATAATCCAGCTGAGATGGAGAGCTATCTAGCTGTTAAAGCTGAACCAAGGCTCTCACTTGGAAAAAGTTGTCCTGGTCTCAAGCCTATTTCTAATATGTCAAAGCAGGAGCAGTTCACGAGAACACATCAGGCAGAGCACAAGGCATGGACTGGATTTTATAACTGTTTGTCGAATGGAAGTGTGAATTTGATGAACTCCTATTTGAATTGTGAAAATCCTTGCATTTATGCTCAAG GTGTAAATGGGAAGTCAGCTGTGCATCATGATTCCATATGTCCATCAACGTGCCTAGAGGTGATGGATGCTCAAGAAGATGTCCAATCTGCATTAAATGCATATAAGAACACTGCAATACATCAAACCTCCcctgaaaattttcttaatggGTCAAATTGTGATTCTAACATATACAAGAAACCACATCCTATGGATCCTTTGGAAAGTTCCGACGTATGTCTCTTGCCAAGTGACGGCAAATGTAGTGACAGCATAGGCATGAGATGCAATGGCAAGTATCCCAGTAGATCAATGGGCATTAACTTGTCAAGCTATAATAATAACATTTCATCATCAGTTGATCTGTCATTACATCACCTCTCATTGTCATCACCCAAAGATGTGGAACTATCTGCACACTCTTGTCGTGCAACAAGCAACATTTCTAATGCTTTGACCAAGCCACAAACCAAGTCTATAGATTTGATGGAGTTTAGCACGGGCCCACAACTTGATGAATCAAATGGAGTTCAATCTGATTTGTCTTCAGAGGATGTCCCTAAAGTGGAAAAAGATCATGTTTATGAAGATAATCCGGAGGAACTTTCATCAGGTTTAAGCATTGATGACAAG GAAAAGTCTAAAGAGAGTCCCAAGTGCTCTAAATTAATTGGTGGCATCTCAACGGACTTGACTGCTTTTTATGCACACCTCACTTCTCAAGGGCTGCAg ACTATTAGAACTACAGATGTAGAATGTATAAAAGAACTGGGATCGGGTACATATGGGACTGTGTACTATGGGAAGTGGAAGGGATCTGATGTTGCGATTAAGAGGCTAAAATCCTGTTGCTTCACAGACGGTGCTGCTCGGGAAGATCGTCTG GTTGCTGACTTTTGGAAGGAAGCTCACTTGCTGGGCCAGCTTCACCATCCAAATATAGTGGCATTTTATGGAGTAGTTTCAGATGGGCCCGTGACGGATTTGGCAACTGTAACAGAGTATATGGTCAACGGCTCCCTCAAACAAGTCTTACGAAAGAAAGATAG GACGATTGATCGTCGGAAGAGGCTGATTATAGCAATGGATGCAGCCTTTGGGATGGAATACTTACATGAGAAGCACATTGTTCACTTTGACTTGAAATCTCATAATTTCCTCGTGAATATGAGGGACCCACAGAGACCAGTTTGTAAG ATTGGTGATCTTGGCTTATcaaaaatcaagaagaaaacGCTTGTCTCTGGTGGAGTACGAGGGACAATACCGTGGATGGCTCCTGAACTTTTCAACAATAAGAACAACATGGTGACAGAGAAG GTTGATGTCTACTCATTCGGAATAGTCATGTGGGAACTTTTGACAGGGGAAGAACCCTATGCAAACTTACGGTCGGAAGATATAATAG CTGGTATTATCAAAGGAACTCTGCGACCCGAAATCCCGAGTTGGTGTGACCCCGCATGGAGATCACTGATGGACAGATGTTGGTCCACCGATGTGAATTCAAGGCCCTCCTTCTCAGACATTGCGAAAGAGCTACGAGCCATGTCAGCTGCAATGAACATTAaatga